The genomic window GCGAACGGAGTCGTTTGCGAGCGTGTTCGTCGGAATTTTAGACCGGGATCGCCGCTCGCTCGCGTACGCTTCGGCCGGGCACGAGCCGGTGATGTTATGCCGGCCGGGCGCGGCGCTCGAGGTGCTGCACCCGACGGCACCGCTGATCGGCGTATTCGACGACCAGAACCATCTCTTCAAGCAGCGGCACATCGAGATCGAACCGGGGACCATCCTCGTCCTCACGACGGACGGCGCAACCGAGGCGCGCTCGCCGGGCGGTGAACTCTTCGGGATGGAGCGGCTTGCCGCGGCCGTATCGCACGCGGTCCGCTCGGCGACCACGATGGAGTACGTCGTCGGCGCCGTGATGCGGGAAGTCGAGCGATTTTGCGACGGACGCCTGCGGGACGACATCGCCGTGCTAGCGGTCAGGGTTTTCTAGAGGCGAGGAAGGCCCCCATGAGCTTTTCCGCGCTCGACGCCCACGGCAAGCGCACCATGCTGGACGCGGTGAACGGTCTTAGCGCAGAACCAGCGTGACGTTTCGAACCGTGCGCGCGTGTTGGATGCGAAGCACCAGCCGCGTGCCGGCGCGCGCGTCGACGAGCGAGATCAGATCGGCCCACGAGTAATTCGACGCATCTTTCCCGTTGATGGCGACGATTTGGTCGCCGGGAACGATGCCGGCAGCGGCACCCGCGGAGCCGGCGCGGACCAGAAGGATAATGAA from Candidatus Baltobacteraceae bacterium includes these protein-coding regions:
- a CDS encoding PP2C family protein-serine/threonine phosphatase — translated: MTFDQRVYARPLVTEAVLSPAQKLAAQEPPAAAHLSEQERAAAELLIRHLFATSEHRIDGVEYHAAYALAEGAVGGDIVDVFHFDNGNVALSIADISGKGAAAAVHAAVVKYGLRCYASEGLTAERVLRSLDRVYIENNAFERTESFASVFVGILDRDRRSLAYASAGHEPVMLCRPGAALEVLHPTAPLIGVFDDQNHLFKQRHIEIEPGTILVLTTDGATEARSPGGELFGMERLAAAVSHAVRSATTMEYVVGAVMREVERFCDGRLRDDIAVLAVRVF